From the Chitinophaga lutea genome, the window CTTCGGTGGGGAGTTGCTGTGCGACTATGGAGAGCAGCCGGGGCATGGGGCATGATTTACACCTGTAAATTACGGCTTTCAGCCAGCGGGAACAAGCGAACAAATACGTTTTATCAAAAGAAAGCCGCCCTGGAACGGAGCGGCCTTGTATATCACGCGGTTAGTAGTCCACATGATAATCTTTTTCAAAATTCTTCCCGGCCCAGGCCTTTTTTGCCGACCATTCCGCCGCCGGCGCCGCCCAGAAAGGATTACCGGCCGGCAGGCCCAGCGGTAAAAACGACAGGGTGGCCATGTACAGGCTGCCCGTGGAGGTATAATAATCCGCGATCTGCGGATCGTGCCCGACGAAGCCGAGGTTCAGCCAGTTATCTTTACCGAAAGTGCCTTTCGCACCGTACATGTTTTTCTTCACGAGCGTGAGCGCGCTTCTCACCTGCGCCGGTTCGATGCCTTTGGGCAGCAGCTCCATCAGCGCGATCTGGCTCAGGGCCTGGAAAGCGCCGGTGCGGTAGGTGATCGAACGGCCGATGGGCGGGAAAGTGCCTTCCGGCGATATCATTCTTTCCTGCTCCAGTGCGTACCGCTGCATTCTTTTCACAGCGAGATCGTATTCCTTTTTCCGTTCCGGCTGATGGCGGGCCAGCACGGCCAACGTATCCACCAGCATGGGATGTATCACAAAGGAATTGTAATAGTCGAACGCCAGGTTCGGGCCATCGCCATACCAGCCATCGCCTTTGTACCATTCCGCCATTTTGGTGATACCCTTTTCCAGCCGCTCCGCGTCCGGCTCCTCGCCTACCGACAGCAGAAAGGCTTCCGTCAGCGAACCGAACAGCAGCCAGTTGCTGTTAAACGGTTTGCGGTTGCGCAGCGATTTGAACGCCGTGATAATGTGCGTTTTCGTATCCGCCGGCAGCGGTTCCCAGAGCACTTTGGGCGCGCGCAGGAACGTTTGCGCCAGGTAAGCCGCATCCACGATCGGTTGATAGTCGGTTTTAAAATTCAGCGCGTCCGCACTGCCGGGCGTAAAGCAGGCCACCAGCCCCTTCACGGCATTCGTGCGCATGCGCTGCCGGTACTCTCCTTCCCTGCCCACATCATCGGTCAGCGCCAGCCAGGGCGCGATGCCTGCGTAAGTGCGGCCCACCGCCTCGAGATAAGTAACATGGGCAGAGCGTTTATCGAACGTCGGGGATTTCTCCACCGGCATATTTTTAACGAGTGTGCCCGCGGCGAGATTGGCCACCACCGGGTCGGCGATTTTATACAGGAGTTGCCACCAGTATTCACGGTCGTTTCCCGCCGGTGCGCTTACCGCCGGCTGCTGCGGCCCGCCTGCCAGCAGTTCTTTCGGGCTCAGCGCGCCCGCTACGCCGGCGAGTGACAACGCGCCTAAAAATTTCCTTCTTTCCATCGTGCTAATTTATAGATACCAGGTTTTGTAACGGTGCAGCGCTTCCAGGAAATAATAATCCGCATACGTGAGCGGCACATCCACCTCCGATTTGAGCGGCAGCGCGCCGGTGCTGTGCATCAGCAGGAAACCGCCGTTTTCACCCGGTTGTGCGCGGTAGGCGGGCGACGACAGGGAGCGGATGATCTTTTCCGCGGCGGCCACATAGGTTTTGCGTTCCTTTTTGCTGCCGTATTGCGCCAGCTCCAGCAGCGCAGAGGCCATCACCGCCGCCGCCGAAGCGTCGCGGTAGGTGTCGGGGATACCGGGCGCATTAAAGTCCCAATAAGGCACCAAATCCACAGGCATGTTGGGATGGCGGAGCATGAACGCGGCAATGTTTTTGGCGTGCGCCAGGTAACGTTTGTTCCCGGAGAAACGGTACATCATGGTGTAACCGTACAGTCCCCAGCTCTGCCCGCGGCTCCAGGCAGATTCATCCGCAGCGCCCTGCGCGGTCACCTTTTTGATAACCTTGCCGGTCTGCATATCGTAATCGATCACATGGTAAGAACTGTGATCGGGCCGGAAATGATTTTTGAGGGTATTGTCGGCGTGCGTCAGGGCGATCTCGCGATACTTTTTATCGCCCCCGTGGTCGCTCACCCAGTACAACAGTTCCAGGTTCATCATGTTGTCGATGATCACCGGGCCCTGCATTTTTTTGCTGGCGTTCCATGACTGGATAACGCCGGCGCCGGGGCGGTACCGGGTGGCCAGCGAGGCCGCGGCCGTATCGATGGTGGTTTTATAGGCGGGATTGCCGGTTATCCGGTAAGCGTTCCCGAAGCTGCAATACATCATGAACCCCAGGTCGTGGTTGCCGGTGTAATGTTTTTCTTTTTCGAGAATGGCGAGGCGGCGGCCGGCTTCGGCCATGGTAGCCTCGTCTTTGGTGTTTTCGTAAATGTAGAGGAGCGCACCGGGGTAAAAACCGCTGCACCACCATTTGGTGTCGCTGGTTTCCACCTTACCCGTTTTGGCATAGTAGGTTTTCGGCATCCGGTCGGCCGGCACCTGCCGGCTCAATACCTTGTATTGCTCTTTGGCAAACTGGAACTGTTCGTCGATCAGCTGTTTCATGCCGGCCTGCTGCGCCAGCAGCCCCAGGCTGTTGCACAGGAAAAAACAAATCATCAATCCTTTTCTCATTATCGTTCGTTTAACGGAACGGTAAAAATAACCGGACTGATGGCCGTATTTGCGGGTTTAAATGGTCAAATATGCAGGTGAAATGTTACAAAACGCCTAAAAAAGGGCTAATAATCAACATTTTACCCGGTTGATTATCAGCCCTTCCCTGCCGGGGGCAGGTGGACGGCATACATCGTTTTACCGCCCCGCTGCTCAGGCAAAATGCTGCGCGAGCATCCGGAGTTTCTCCGGGTCGACGACGTTGTTGATCTGGAGAATCCGTCCGCTTTCCGGCGACACGTCGAAGATCTGGCAGGAAATAAGCCGGCCCTGGTAATAATACAGGAAAGCCGGCTGGTGATTGATCGTGGTGGCTTTGATGTCGGAGCTTGCCTGGTATTTGTGGAACACGAGCATCAGCAGTTCCGCCACTTCCGTAGCCCCGATGCAAACCCGCTTCACCACGTTCAGTTTCGTACCGCCGTCCGCATAGAAAGCGATGTCTTCCGCCAGGAGATGCTCCAGCTTTTCCAGGTTCCGGCTGCGGATGGCGTTGATATAGTTTTCCAGCAGCACATTGGTCTGGGCCGACCTTACCGGCGGGGCTTCGGCTTCGCCCGGCTTGAAGAGTTTGGTTTTGGCACGGCTCAGCAGCTTGCGGCTGTTTTCTTCGGTGGTAGACAGGATGTCGGCGATTTCCTGGTGGGAATAGTCGAAACTTTCTCTCAGGATAAAGGCTGCCCGCTCTTTGGCGTTCAGCTTTTCCAGCAGTACCAGCAGCGAGTATGAGAGAATATCCTTCAGGTACACATTGGTGTCCGCCGCTTCGGTGGCCACCGGCTCCGGCAGCCACACTTCCGGCTGGAGGGTGC encodes:
- a CDS encoding DUF2264 domain-containing protein, which translates into the protein MERRKFLGALSLAGVAGALSPKELLAGGPQQPAVSAPAGNDREYWWQLLYKIADPVVANLAAGTLVKNMPVEKSPTFDKRSAHVTYLEAVGRTYAGIAPWLALTDDVGREGEYRQRMRTNAVKGLVACFTPGSADALNFKTDYQPIVDAAYLAQTFLRAPKVLWEPLPADTKTHIITAFKSLRNRKPFNSNWLLFGSLTEAFLLSVGEEPDAERLEKGITKMAEWYKGDGWYGDGPNLAFDYYNSFVIHPMLVDTLAVLARHQPERKKEYDLAVKRMQRYALEQERMISPEGTFPPIGRSITYRTGAFQALSQIALMELLPKGIEPAQVRSALTLVKKNMYGAKGTFGKDNWLNLGFVGHDPQIADYYTSTGSLYMATLSFLPLGLPAGNPFWAAPAAEWSAKKAWAGKNFEKDYHVDY
- a CDS encoding glycoside hydrolase family 88 protein; amino-acid sequence: MRKGLMICFFLCNSLGLLAQQAGMKQLIDEQFQFAKEQYKVLSRQVPADRMPKTYYAKTGKVETSDTKWWCSGFYPGALLYIYENTKDEATMAEAGRRLAILEKEKHYTGNHDLGFMMYCSFGNAYRITGNPAYKTTIDTAAASLATRYRPGAGVIQSWNASKKMQGPVIIDNMMNLELLYWVSDHGGDKKYREIALTHADNTLKNHFRPDHSSYHVIDYDMQTGKVIKKVTAQGAADESAWSRGQSWGLYGYTMMYRFSGNKRYLAHAKNIAAFMLRHPNMPVDLVPYWDFNAPGIPDTYRDASAAAVMASALLELAQYGSKKERKTYVAAAEKIIRSLSSPAYRAQPGENGGFLLMHSTGALPLKSEVDVPLTYADYYFLEALHRYKTWYL
- a CDS encoding sigma-70 family RNA polymerase sigma factor, with protein sequence MKDYQNELFPYAYNIAGSAEDARDIVQDVLTHYYASPREGIENEKAYLVKSVINHAINAKNRKKRTLQPEVWLPEPVATEAADTNVYLKDILSYSLLVLLEKLNAKERAAFILRESFDYSHQEIADILSTTEENSRKLLSRAKTKLFKPGEAEAPPVRSAQTNVLLENYINAIRSRNLEKLEHLLAEDIAFYADGGTKLNVVKRVCIGATEVAELLMLVFHKYQASSDIKATTINHQPAFLYYYQGRLISCQIFDVSPESGRILQINNVVDPEKLRMLAQHFA